A single Altererythrobacter sp. BO-6 DNA region contains:
- a CDS encoding beta-lactamase family protein — protein MKVESAISGHCAEEFRAVEESFRANFEAGKEIGAAIALYVDGELAIDLWAGLRDVERKVPWERDTLVNVWSTTKGVTAACFALTVDRELCRYDDKVADYWPGVCRRRKGTGDNC, from the coding sequence ATGAAGGTGGAAAGCGCCATCTCAGGCCACTGTGCCGAAGAGTTCCGCGCGGTTGAAGAAAGCTTCCGCGCGAATTTCGAAGCGGGAAAGGAAATCGGTGCCGCCATCGCCCTTTACGTCGATGGTGAATTGGCGATCGACCTCTGGGCTGGCCTTCGTGACGTGGAGCGTAAGGTGCCATGGGAAAGGGATACGCTTGTCAACGTCTGGTCGACTACCAAGGGCGTCACCGCAGCTTGCTTTGCATTAACAGTGGATCGCGAACTGTGTCGCTATGACGACAAGGTAGCTGATTACTGGCCTGGAGTTTGCCGCCGGCGGAAAGGAACAGGTGACAATTGCTGA
- a CDS encoding TonB-dependent receptor has translation MGIFANPALAQEEPSAEDDNVIIVTAQKRAQSTLDVGINIAVADAEALATQRIDDATDIVAIAPNISIKENVPGLVPVITIRGVGLNDFSATNNPSAGVYIDEVSLSSLALMNFDFFDLERMEVLKGPQGTLYGRTATAGALNIVTARPNFRGISGMVSGSLGNYELKEVEANLNLPASDTLSFRIAGKGIFQDEGFWINEALDRDVGRREVLLGRAQALWTPAEGFEWLIKAEVQRGRSELGGAEFFGAIPTPLTPAGVTCPGSPECSDFLGYFDLDGNPFRGSWSVDPTYDVDQLNLTSRLEADLGFATLVSVTGYVDFDRQWSADTDAGPFAQLDFLADDKVEQFSQELRLAGETDYAIWLVGAFYSKDDIQTSYAGDLSDLLNTTTFTFSDQESESAALFANVEWTLSETLSLVTGVRYTDEERSNLGGTTDLVSLAPASFLTLAPFGSAPIPLAVSDAKITDTNWSWKLGLNWKPSDDTLIYLSATQGWKSGGFFAGVATTSAQLEPYRPEKIVAYEAGIKGRLREADLNYSVSAFYYDYSDVQTFIREDIGGIPIQRLGNVENAEIYGLDADLAWNPAALPGFSLNLGIGLLETELGSFLAGAGPVPKGNELPDAPSLSFNGGASYELDFGGDIAARLSLNSRYQSSSFKDGLNDPIVAADGFWTLDARASVFSEGDWDVSVWGKNITNERYVTQGVNQLPFGMGFRVYGAPRTYGLTLTKHFD, from the coding sequence GTGGGCATCTTCGCTAACCCGGCGCTTGCCCAGGAAGAGCCATCAGCGGAAGACGATAATGTCATCATCGTTACCGCGCAGAAGCGTGCGCAGAGCACACTCGATGTAGGCATCAATATTGCTGTAGCCGATGCAGAGGCGCTGGCGACGCAGCGCATCGACGATGCGACCGATATCGTGGCGATTGCGCCAAATATCTCAATCAAGGAGAATGTGCCGGGTCTCGTTCCGGTCATCACCATCCGCGGCGTCGGCCTTAACGACTTTAGCGCCACCAACAATCCAAGCGCTGGCGTTTATATCGACGAAGTATCCCTGAGCTCCCTGGCGCTAATGAACTTCGACTTCTTCGACCTTGAGCGGATGGAGGTGCTGAAAGGACCCCAAGGTACGCTCTATGGCCGCACAGCCACTGCCGGGGCGCTCAACATCGTCACTGCTCGCCCCAACTTCCGGGGTATCTCGGGCATGGTCAGCGGCTCGCTAGGCAATTACGAACTTAAGGAAGTCGAGGCCAACCTCAACCTACCCGCATCTGACACGCTCAGCTTCAGGATCGCTGGCAAAGGGATATTTCAGGACGAGGGTTTCTGGATCAACGAAGCGCTTGATCGAGACGTGGGGCGCCGCGAGGTGCTTCTTGGCAGGGCGCAGGCTCTTTGGACTCCAGCGGAGGGTTTCGAGTGGCTCATCAAGGCGGAGGTGCAGCGAGGTCGATCGGAGCTGGGAGGGGCAGAGTTCTTCGGTGCAATTCCAACCCCACTTACCCCTGCTGGCGTCACCTGTCCGGGGTCGCCCGAATGTTCGGACTTCCTCGGATATTTCGATCTGGATGGAAACCCGTTTCGCGGATCGTGGTCGGTTGATCCAACGTATGACGTTGACCAGTTGAACCTGACTAGCCGGCTCGAGGCGGATCTTGGTTTTGCAACGCTGGTTTCGGTTACTGGCTATGTCGATTTCGACCGGCAGTGGTCGGCCGATACGGATGCGGGCCCGTTTGCCCAACTCGACTTTCTTGCAGATGACAAGGTCGAGCAATTCTCGCAGGAGCTGAGGCTAGCGGGCGAAACGGACTATGCCATATGGTTGGTGGGAGCCTTCTATTCGAAGGACGACATCCAGACATCGTATGCCGGCGATCTGAGCGACCTTCTCAACACTACCACTTTCACGTTTTCCGACCAGGAATCCGAATCGGCAGCACTCTTTGCGAACGTCGAATGGACATTGAGCGAGACGCTCAGCCTTGTTACGGGAGTCCGCTATACTGACGAAGAGCGGTCCAATCTCGGCGGGACGACTGACCTCGTTTCGCTGGCACCCGCCAGTTTCCTGACGCTGGCGCCGTTTGGCTCTGCCCCCATTCCTCTTGCGGTAAGCGATGCCAAGATCACTGATACGAACTGGTCCTGGAAACTTGGCCTGAACTGGAAACCTTCTGATGACACCCTGATCTATCTGAGTGCAACACAGGGCTGGAAGAGTGGAGGTTTCTTCGCTGGCGTTGCAACAACCTCCGCGCAGTTGGAACCTTATCGTCCGGAAAAGATCGTCGCCTACGAAGCGGGTATCAAGGGTCGGTTGCGCGAAGCCGATCTCAATTACTCGGTGAGCGCATTCTATTACGATTACAGCGATGTTCAGACCTTCATCCGCGAGGACATCGGCGGAATCCCGATCCAGCGTCTTGGCAATGTCGAAAATGCCGAGATCTATGGGCTCGATGCAGACCTGGCTTGGAATCCAGCTGCCCTTCCGGGGTTCAGCCTGAACCTTGGCATCGGCCTTCTTGAAACCGAGCTGGGTTCCTTTCTGGCCGGCGCTGGCCCTGTTCCAAAGGGCAATGAATTGCCTGATGCACCATCTTTAAGCTTCAACGGCGGGGCTTCCTACGAGCTTGACTTCGGCGGCGACATCGCCGCCCGGCTCTCGCTCAATAGCCGCTATCAATCCAGTTCCTTTAAGGACGGCCTTAACGATCCCATCGTTGCGGCCGACGGGTTCTGGACCCTTGATGCGCGGGCTTCAGTATTCAGTGAAGGTGACTGGGACGTTTCGGTCTGGGGCAAGAATATCACCAATGAACGATACGTCACGCAGGGCGTGAACCAATTGCCCTTCGGAATGGGCTTCAGGGTATATGGCGCTCCGCGCACTTATGGCCTCACGCTGACCAAGCACTTCGACTGA
- a CDS encoding beta-lactamase family protein, with amino-acid sequence MTIAELLSHQAGLSAFADPTSVDDFVNGKVLAGKLAQQSPLWPPGSRSGYHAITIGFLAAELFRRIEGRSLSSFVEQELTPFDIHIGISDAELGRVANVIPPAGMTAESVVPELDELQAATLGNPPLEPEAANTKNWRRAEIPSANGFANARGLAGLYSSLLRGAPEARFKLSSETLKQATEIRWSGTDAILDIEANWAAGFLRNSLGIYGPHAAAFGHSGWGGSFAFADPESGLAFAYVMNAMGTELVGDPRTLELLKAVYS; translated from the coding sequence GTGACAATTGCTGAGCTGCTCTCTCATCAAGCAGGGCTCAGCGCCTTTGCCGATCCGACCTCAGTCGATGATTTCGTCAACGGAAAGGTTTTGGCTGGGAAGCTAGCCCAACAATCACCACTTTGGCCGCCAGGCTCGCGATCAGGTTACCACGCGATTACGATAGGATTCCTGGCGGCTGAACTTTTCCGCAGGATCGAGGGTCGCAGTCTGTCGAGCTTTGTCGAACAGGAACTGACGCCTTTCGACATCCATATCGGTATCAGCGACGCTGAACTGGGGCGTGTAGCAAATGTAATACCACCTGCCGGAATGACCGCGGAAAGCGTCGTTCCGGAGCTTGACGAACTTCAGGCTGCGACATTGGGCAACCCTCCGCTTGAACCTGAAGCGGCAAACACGAAGAACTGGCGCCGGGCGGAGATCCCCTCCGCCAACGGCTTTGCCAATGCCCGCGGATTGGCGGGTCTTTACTCCAGCCTTTTGCGCGGAGCTCCTGAGGCGAGATTTAAGCTCTCATCTGAGACACTAAAGCAGGCGACTGAAATTCGCTGGAGCGGAACTGACGCGATTTTAGATATCGAGGCAAACTGGGCAGCTGGATTCTTGCGTAACTCGCTGGGTATTTACGGACCGCACGCAGCTGCATTCGGTCATTCTGGATGGGGCGGCTCATTTGCATTTGCTGATCCCGAAAGCGGTCTGGCATTTGCGTATGTCATGAATGCGATGGGCACAGAACTGGTTGGAGATCCGCGCACACTTGAGTTGCTAAAAGCCGTCTATAGTTGA